From the Anaerolineae bacterium genome, the window AAGCAACAGGGAACGTTGCCCCTGGCTTGGCTCGATCAACCAGGCCAGCAGGCCATTAAGCAGCATGGTGGTCAAAGTGAGCCAGCGCCAGATTTCGGGCAATGATCCGGCCATGCTGCCGGCGACCAGATAAATTCCTACCGCTAATGATAATCCCCAATAAACCAGCATAGAGGAATTGTTTTTAAGATTGGCTTGTTTTTCAGCAACTGCCGCTTCAGAAAAGGGATATAGTCCCAGTCTTAGCCAGAGAGCCAGGCCCAGCAGAAATGCGCCCCACGTTGTATTTGGCAGGCTTGAGGTCAGGGTCAAGGCGCTGGCGGTTAAAATACCCAAAAAAAGGCGGGCCGCGCTCAAGTTGTAGTGCCCCTGCGTGAGCCAATAATAAACCAGGCAAAGATCAAATACCAGCACTGCATAGTTCAGGGTCAGGTTATTGGCCGACACAAACAAAAAGTAGGCGCTTGCTCCCAGCATGAAGGCCCAGCCCTGATTGCCGCCGCCAGCCCCAGGGCGCGAAACCAGAGCGCCAACCAGCAAAACCAACAAGCTTAGAATCAAAAAGGTAAGGTTGAGCGGATGGAGTTGGATAGCCAGGGCCGCGCCACTGCCTTCTGCCGTGAAATTCCAGGCTGATAATTTCAGGCTCTCGATCAAAGCGCCCGGCCCCGCCGTGAGCCGGATGAGCAAGAATAACCCGGCCAGGACAATCAGACCGGGCGCGCCAAAATATTGGCTGGCCCAATGTCTCTGCCAGGTGGCAGGCAGCCGGGGAAGAAGGATGGACAAAACGAAAGCGCCCAATAGTAAAACGACCATCGGCGCCAGGAAAGATAAATGGGCAAACATAGGAGTTGGATTTTATCACAAGCGGGAGGGATGCACAATATCTAAAAAGCGGAATTTGTCCCGCATTTTAGTTGAGGGCGCAGAGAATATAGTTGCTGTTTTCAAAAATGATTTGAGGGCATTGTTGTTTGACATACTCCACGATGCCCCTGACAAAGGTTTGCTGTTCGGCTTGACTGACCGGTTTTGTTTCAGAGGGTTTGCGCCAGCGGGAAATAACAGCCGGGCCAATAATGAGCACATCATCTTTGGCCGGAGACATCCATTGCCGCCGGGGCAGGGGGTAAAAGATACGCCCCGTAAAGGCGGCGATTTCGGCGGATTTATAATTTTCGGGGTAAAAGACCCGGCTGGTGGAGGGAAGTTGTTGAATAACGTCTACTACAGCGGCCTGGTCGGCGCGAGGCACAATCATCCAGGCCAGGCCGATGCGAGAGCTGGCCAGGTGTTTTTGATACCAATATTCAATGAGATCGTCAGACATCAAAAAAGTAGCCGCCTGTTTTTGGCTATAGAAATTCAGGCCCAACAGTAGGGTGACCCCGACGGCTAACGATAGGTTGAGCCAAACGGGTCGGGTTCTGGCATAACGCCACAGGATACTCCAAAGAAGAGAGAGCAGCAAGACAGCCAGAATCAAAGCGGCCCAATAATGTCGAACCCAACCATTCTCCGATAGCAGAATAAACCATGTAGTATGAACCAACCAGCCGCCCCACAATAAAATTACCAGGTTTTGCTGTCGGGGGTGATTTCTGAGTCGCCAGGCCAGCCAAGGCCCGGCCAGAGTGATGAGCATAAAAGTGATCAGGCTTAAGGCATGGTGGGGATGGGAGATGTCGGAGATGAGAGAGAATTTATACCACAAAAATTCAATACCTTTGACTTGCTCTCCTAAACCACTGCCGGCGAGCAGAATGACGTTAAGGCGTCCCTGACCGTGTTGGAGATAGGTGTCAAAGCCAAACTTTTGGGTGATGATGATGAGTTGAATTGTTTCCCAGATCAGGGGAAAGCATAGCAGGCTCAGGGCTGTGACCAGACCTTGTTTTAAGGTTATCCTTTTCTGGAAATATAAAATCAACCACAATAACCCCAGGCTGCTTAAAGCCAACAGCGAAACTAACTTGGCGGTAAGGGCCAAACCCCCTATCAGGCCACTCAAGAGAAACCAGCGCAGTTTCTTTTTGTCGGCGACGGTGGCCTTGGTAAAAATTATAAAAGAAGCCAGGATACAGGTAATGGCCGGGACTTCTCCCAAAGATTCGTAACCCAAAAAAACAGTCAAGTGGGGATAAAAGAAAAAAATAAGTTGAAAAAGAAACGCAGCCCCAAAGCCGCCTATGGAAAACAGCAGCCAGGAAGCCAGGCTTAAAAAGGCCAGGTAGAATAACAGGGAGGCGACTCTGAATTGCCAGAAACCGCTGCCAAATAGTTTGATCATAAGCGCGTCTGGCATCACCTGAGTAGGCCCCACGGTGCCTTCGGCAAAAAAGTAAACCCGGCCTTCTTTATCTTGGATTTGAAAAAATTCCCCGTTCATGTCCAAACCTGCCGCCAGGGTAGGGTCCGACATGGTACTGACCAGGGTGGTATACGTGCCTCGTTCGGCCAGGGAGCGCGCCACGCCCAAAAACCAGCCGGAGTCGTGATCCACGCCGCCGTAAATATTGACAAAAATAATGAGCCGCCCTAGCTGGTACACAATTATAATGGTCAGCACAGCCCATTGAAAATATTTATTTTGATAAAGGTGAATCAACTTTTTCATGATCAGGATTTTACCATATTCAACAAACTCAAATTGATGGCCGGTCAATCCAGGGCGCAGATAAGGTAATAGCTATTTTCAAAAACAAGGTGAGGACATTCTTGTTTGACCCGCTGCAAGACCGTGTCAATCAAACCTTGCCGTTCGGCCTGGCTCATGGGTTTTTCCATCAATTTGGCCCAGGGCGAAATAAGAGAGGGGCCAACAATAATAACGTCCCCTGATGCGGCCGGCATCAAGGGTCGCCGTTCAAGAGGATATAAAATACGGCCGCTAAGCACAGCCAGCTCGGCTGATTTGTGCCCGGCGGGGTAAAATAGGCGGCCCGAGGTCGGTAATTTTTGCAAAACAGCCAGGGCAGCATCCTGCTCGGCGCGGGGGATAATTATCCAGGGGACGCGGCTGTAGGTTGAGTCTAGATGTTCCTGATACCAGCGGTCAACCAGTTGGTTGGAGATAAAAAGGCCGGCGGCGTTGGCCTGGCCATAAAAACCAATCGCCAGTAATCCCGTGAGCAAAACGGCAAGGCTTTGATTGATCCATCTTGGCTGATGGTTGACGTTTTGCCAGGCATAAACAAGCACGAACGAAAGCAGAAAAATAGCCAGTATCAAAGCGTGCCAGTTGTGCCGCACCCAAGCGCCCTTGGCCAGGGCAATAAACCAGACCGAATGAATGAACCAGCCTCCCCACAACAAAATCACAATATTACGCCGGGCTTCATCCCTAAAAAGACGCCACATCAGCCCCGGACCGCTGAACAAAATAACCAGAAAAACGGCGAAGGCAAAAAAGTTGTTGTTGAAAGAAATTTCTTTGACGATTAATATTTTTTGCCACAAAAAAGTAAAACTATGGGGGCCTGGCTGGCCCATACCGCTGCCGCCTTCATTCAAGAAAAAGTCAAGGTGTTGAGCCAAAAAACGCTGATATGTTTGAAAGTCAAACATCAGGGTCAAGCTGACTAATTGCATGAGTTCCCATAATAAGCGGACAGATATACAACTACCAACCAAAATCAGGCCCTCTTTGAAGGAACTACGCTTTTGCCAATATAAGATCAGCCAGGCCAAAAACAGCCCGGCCAACGACAGCAGCGCAATGGTTTTGGTGGTAACGGCCAAGCCGGCGGCTAGACCGCAGGCCATAAACCAAAGCCAGCGATATGTTTTGGCCTGGGCTGCCACCAAAAACAAAACAAACGCCAGTAAGGCGTAAGTCAGGCTAAAGATTTCGCCCATAGCTTCATAACCCAAAAAGATAAGCAGCTGGGGATAGAAGAAAAGAAAAAGTTGACACATCAGCACGGATAAAAATCCGCCAAGCCGGTAGAGCAGGGCTGAGGCCAAGATCAGCCCTAGCAAGAGGAATAGCAGCGGCCCGGCGCGGTATGCCCAAAAGCCGGGGCCAAATACCTTGATGATAATGGCATTGGGAATAACGCCGGCTGCGCCGATACTTTCGGGGAAAAAGTATATTTGCCCTTTGGCATTTTGAACCTTGTATTGGCCGTAAATATTTTCTCCGCCGCCGGGAGTTGGATCAACCATGGTGCTGACCATGGTCGCGTAAACCCCTTGTTCGGCCAGCGAACGAGCGATGCCCAAAAACCAGCCGCTATCATGCTCAACGCCGCCATAGACGTTGACAAAAACGATAATGCGGGTCATTTGGTAAAGGATTAATATGACTATCAAGACCCACTGCGTGTATTTATTTTGAAAAAAACTGATG encodes:
- a CDS encoding phospholipid carrier-dependent glycosyltransferase, coding for MIVILILYQMTRIIVFVNVYGGVEHDSGWFLGIARSLAEQGVYATMVSTMVDPTPGGGENIYGQYKVQNAKGQIYFFPESIGAAGVIPNAIIIKVFGPGFWAYRAGPLLFLLLGLILASALLYRLGGFLSVLMCQLFLFFYPQLLIFLGYEAMGEIFSLTYALLAFVLFLVAAQAKTYRWLWFMACGLAAGLAVTTKTIALLSLAGLFLAWLILYWQKRSSFKEGLILVGSCISVRLLWELMQLVSLTLMFDFQTYQRFLAQHLDFFLNEGGSGMGQPGPHSFTFLWQKILIVKEISFNNNFFAFAVFLVILFSGPGLMWRLFRDEARRNIVILLWGGWFIHSVWFIALAKGAWVRHNWHALILAIFLLSFVLVYAWQNVNHQPRWINQSLAVLLTGLLAIGFYGQANAAGLFISNQLVDRWYQEHLDSTYSRVPWIIIPRAEQDAALAVLQKLPTSGRLFYPAGHKSAELAVLSGRILYPLERRPLMPAASGDVIIVGPSLISPWAKLMEKPMSQAERQGLIDTVLQRVKQECPHLVFENSYYLICALD